In one Rutidosis leptorrhynchoides isolate AG116_Rl617_1_P2 chromosome 8, CSIRO_AGI_Rlap_v1, whole genome shotgun sequence genomic region, the following are encoded:
- the LOC139862737 gene encoding zinc finger BED domain-containing protein RICESLEEPER 2-like yields the protein MTFLELFVVVTKRFSRSLYVTSNTCFHDFFTIYTHITTFIEDVDPKLSHMACDMKLNFDNYWGELENVNPLLFVAVVLDPRYKKQYVDWSFEKMYGINDVSNKMKKSVTKILKNMFDHYSAQDSEGEKYELDKYLKEERVSMDGDFDLLVWWKLNSTKYKVLSQVAKDVLAIPVSTVSSQSVFKTGGRVLSTFKSSLTLKMVQSLICSQNWLKSKVTQERVDIQGALQDIEDLEDIDNDFAILVDFPTDHI from the exons ATGACGTTTTTGGAGTTATTTGTTGTGGTCACCAAACGATTTTCGAGATCATTGTATGTTACTTCAAATACGTGTTTCCATGATTTTTTCACCATCTACACTCACATAACTACTTTCATTGAAGATGTTGATCCAAAGTTAAGTCACATGGCTTGTGACATGAAATTAAATTTTGATAATTATTGGGGTGAATTGGAGAACGTCAATCCATTGTTGTTTGTTGCTGTGGTACTTGATCCTCGTTATAAAAAACAGTATGTTGATTGGAGTTTTGAGAAAATGTATGGTATAAATGATGTGTCAAATAAGATGAAAAAAAGTGTAACTAAAATTTTGAAAAACATGTTTGATCATTATTCTGCACAAGATTCTGAAGGTGAAAAATATGAACTAGATAAATATTTAAAAGAAGAAAGAGTGAGTATGGATGGAGATTTTGACTTGTTAGTTTGGTGGAAATTGAATTCGACAAAGTATAAAGTTTTATCACAGGTTGCAAAGGATGTGCTAGCTATTCCTGTTTCTACCGTTTCTTCACAATCGGTGTTTAAGACAGGCGGTCGAGTTTTGAGTACTTTCAAAAGTAGTCTTACTTTAAAAATGGTACAATCACTCATATGTTCACAAAACTGGTTGAAGAGTAAAGTTACACAAGAAAGAGTTGATATTCAAGGTGCTTTGCAAGATATTGAAGATCTCGAAGATATTGATAATG ATTTTGCAATCCTTGTTGATTTTCCTACTGATCATATCTAA